Proteins encoded within one genomic window of Nitrospina gracilis 3/211:
- a CDS encoding AAA family ATPase, producing the protein MPQDIQEITDRVKQASHFVPAIVEEMERVMVGQRYLIERLILGLLTNEHILVEGVPGLAKTTAVKTLAQTIEASYKRIQFTPDLLPADLIGTQIYQPKTGEFVIKKGPLFANVILADEINRAPAKVQSALLEAMEERQITIGGETFPLEQPFLVMATQNPIEQEGTYPLPEAQVDRFLFKLKIGYPSKDEEKRILQRMATTNNHIEIKPVIHPKDILAARAVFDEIYIDDNLQDYIVNLVNATRFPGEYRLENLASMIDYGASPRASIFLNRVAKAYAFMQGRGFVVPHDIKTIGLDILRHRIILTYEAEAENITSDDVLKKIFDTVEVP; encoded by the coding sequence ATGCCGCAAGACATTCAGGAAATCACCGATAGGGTCAAACAGGCCAGTCATTTCGTTCCAGCCATCGTCGAGGAGATGGAACGTGTCATGGTGGGCCAGCGTTACCTGATCGAGCGCCTCATTCTGGGCCTGCTGACCAACGAGCACATCCTCGTCGAGGGCGTGCCGGGACTGGCCAAGACCACAGCTGTCAAAACACTGGCACAGACCATTGAAGCCAGCTACAAGCGCATCCAGTTCACTCCGGACCTGCTGCCTGCGGACCTCATCGGCACCCAGATTTACCAGCCGAAAACCGGCGAATTTGTCATTAAAAAAGGACCTTTGTTTGCCAACGTCATCCTGGCGGACGAAATCAACCGCGCCCCGGCAAAGGTGCAGAGCGCCCTGCTGGAAGCCATGGAAGAGCGGCAGATCACCATCGGGGGGGAGACATTTCCCCTGGAACAGCCGTTCCTGGTGATGGCGACGCAAAACCCCATCGAGCAGGAAGGGACCTACCCCCTGCCCGAGGCCCAGGTGGACCGCTTCCTGTTCAAGCTCAAAATCGGGTATCCCTCCAAAGACGAGGAAAAACGCATCCTGCAGCGCATGGCCACCACCAACAACCATATTGAAATCAAGCCGGTGATCCACCCTAAAGACATCCTGGCAGCTCGAGCGGTGTTCGACGAGATTTATATCGACGACAACCTGCAGGATTACATCGTGAATTTGGTCAACGCCACCCGTTTCCCTGGCGAATACCGTTTGGAGAACCTGGCCAGCATGATTGACTACGGCGCCTCTCCGCGGGCCTCGATTTTCCTCAACCGCGTGGCGAAAGCGTATGCTTTCATGCAGGGACGCGGGTTTGTGGTGCCGCACGACATCAAAACCATCGGTCTCGACATTCTGCGCCACCGTATCATCCTCACCTACGAGGCGGAAGCCGAGAACATCACGTCCGACGATGTGCTGAAAAAGATTTTCGACACTGTGGAAGTTCCCTGA
- a CDS encoding sialidase family protein, which translates to MFTGEKPDLMDIWPFNENSIYVVGKDGIPQYYDGEFWTPERTENTNPLMGIWAAHENCIYAVGIGGVVIHYDGKEWTQIDTGNYDSLNSLYGYDESHIFIFGVGGRVLFWNGTSWEYREPNTIHDLFGFWGTDINRIHAVGGEGIYRFYDGKTFHRREELTDEQTSLYGIWGASADSVYTVGSYGTILHFDGNEWTRMETGTEEYILAIWGSSDDNIFAVGDASTLLHYDGKAWTQMEIPFDSYFTKVRGLAPDKVWVCGENGCVIFYDGKKWHDVSL; encoded by the coding sequence ATGTTTACGGGCGAAAAACCGGATTTGATGGACATCTGGCCCTTCAACGAGAACAGCATTTATGTTGTGGGGAAAGACGGGATCCCCCAGTACTACGATGGTGAATTCTGGACCCCCGAACGAACGGAAAATACCAACCCACTCATGGGGATCTGGGCTGCTCACGAAAACTGCATTTATGCGGTCGGTATCGGTGGAGTGGTCATCCACTATGACGGCAAGGAGTGGACGCAAATCGACACCGGCAATTACGACTCACTCAACTCACTTTACGGCTACGATGAATCGCACATATTCATCTTCGGTGTCGGTGGCCGGGTGCTGTTCTGGAACGGGACGTCCTGGGAATACCGCGAGCCCAACACCATCCACGATTTGTTCGGTTTCTGGGGAACGGACATCAACCGGATTCACGCCGTCGGCGGTGAGGGCATTTACCGCTTCTACGACGGCAAGACCTTCCATCGCCGCGAGGAATTGACTGATGAGCAGACTTCGCTTTACGGCATCTGGGGCGCCAGTGCCGACAGCGTCTATACGGTGGGGTCGTACGGTACCATCCTGCATTTCGACGGCAACGAGTGGACCCGCATGGAAACGGGTACCGAGGAATACATCCTCGCCATCTGGGGGAGTTCCGACGACAACATCTTCGCCGTGGGCGATGCGTCCACTCTGTTGCACTATGACGGAAAGGCATGGACGCAGATGGAAATTCCTTTTGACTCTTACTTCACCAAAGTACGCGGACTCGCTCCTGACAAGGTCTGGGTGTGCGGAGAAAATGGTTGCGTCATCTTCTACGATGGCAAAAAATGGCACGACGTTTCATTGTGA